The region ATTGTTTTGTAAGCGCACGAGCTTCTAGAGGACCTTAAGGCTGAACATATTCATAGTAAAAGCCACAAAATGTCCATTTTGATTCCATCGGGACTTTAAAGTTTAGCTTTAGCACGTAGCACTGGCTTCAGTTTCCCGCTGTGTTTCAGACACAAAAAGGGAGCAGACGCTTCAAGAGGATTGAGAACAGAAATGGAGTCTTTGCTCTGTTGGTAAGTTTGTCCTGAGTGTATCTTAGCTTCTAATCTGAATGaaaagggacaaaaaaaaatgccaaaaaCTTGTGTCTTTAAATCTAAATCTAGTGAAACCAATAGAGGAgaacattttcttctttttcttttttttttcaagcttgTAATCGTATTTGTGTTTTACTTTGTCCAGTCTCTGTTTATGTCCACCCCATTTCAATGTTTTTTGAATCACTGTTAGATGTCATTAGTATCATCACATGAATCAGTCCACATGTATGTTTAAGGACTTTCTAATGTCTTTGGGACACTTTTGCAGTCTTTTCAGTTTGCTGTCCTTCTTTATTTGTTCTACGAGTCCAACCTCCGTTCCTCTAAACGCCATCCTTATATTAATACGGTTTCACTCCATCATTTCCCCCTCTCGTGCACTCAGACTGATGAGGAGAGACAGCAGGCTCTGCAGGCCTTTTCTGCGCAATCAGCCTTCTCGAGCTCGGGTTCCTCTCTGCCCTCTGGTTCCCCTCACGGCCACTCGGAGCACAGGCCAAGACTCAAAAAGGCTCTCCGCAAGAACCAGACCGAGAAGTACAGGCTTAAGTACCTCCGTCTCCGGAAGGCTGCTCGCGCCATGATCTTTGTGAGTTGAGTTCTCCGAGAGCTTGTTCAAAATCGTATTGTTCGTTAATGAGGAAAGGTGTATGTGAGTTGTATGTAGACAGAACGTGATGATTTCGGCTTAAGCTTAagcactgtgttttgttttgtttttgttttacaggAGAATGCAGCACTAGGTGATGAGGTCGCCCGCTTGGAGGAGAAATTTGTTCGGGCAAAGGAAGAGAGGAGGTAAGTAAATTCGTTAAGAGTGATGGTTTGAAAGAATATCCTCCTAGGAAACCTCTGTGGAAGTCAGCATGCCTGCAAATGGAAATGTTCTTCCAAGAATAACATGACAGCAGCTCTTACAGGAAATGTTCACTTTGTCTTAGTGGTTTTACTTCTTACTCTGCTTGCTGAATCTGAATCTAAATGAATACTATCTGAAATTAATACTTGTGGTGCATTTgcggtttggtttggtttggtttactCTGCATGTAATAAAATGAACCTCAAAGGAAAAACATTGGCTGAGGGACAAGATGCTGAAAACAGACTTTTTCCATTCCCTTTGGACAGAAATACggggagatatatatatatatatatatatatatatatatatatatatatatatatgtatatatgtatatatatatatacgtataatataaataaaaagcacgGAAATCAATCAAGCCAGGAAACCACATAGCTGGTACGTAATaaaggtttaaataaataaataaacataaccGTTTTGGTGACATTCTAAGAGAGCCGTTAGTGTGGGGAAATCCAAGCAAATGTGTAACGAATAGCTCGTGCTTTTTCTATTAATctatttctaaatattttattcattttgatggAAACTGTTAagaacagtgtttttttttgttgttgttattttcttcatttcattgttATTTCAGCACTATAGTATCATCCTAAAAGTACATCTGAAAAGACAAGAGTCTCAAAAAGGATTCAGTTAACTTAAGGATACTTCTAAAGATACTTATGTTATTAGCTATTAGAATTCGAGAAGTGGTTGACGGTTTGTCTAATTTCTGCTAATCATGTATTGATTTTTAAGCGATCAGTGAAAATAAGCAATAATAGAAAACACTTCAAACGTTGTGTCTATATCTGGGAGTGCTTCTCACCGGGTGTTTTAAGGTTAAATGACGAACATTAAACTTAAGGCTAAGAACAGAACTTATGCTTGAAGACCTTCATGCCAGGGTCCatgtaagaaaaaagaaacatgaaGTTGGACTATTTTCCTCTCAGGACAAGCTGCTCACTTTCCACACACGTGTCCTTCTTGGACAGCGGGATAACTAGAACAAATTATCACTGTGCCCGTTCAGGTTCTTGCTGAAGACTCTATTGCAGTACCAGTCGTTGGCGGAAGGCGAGCTGCTCCCAACCCCTGGGAGCAGTGCTCACACTCCCGCCTCCTTCAGCTCCAGTGCAGCAGGTGGCGCTGTCGTACCCACAGGCCAAAGCCAGGTTTCTGGACCTTCAGGGCCTGACGATGGCTTTCCGAAGAAACCCAAGAAAGAACGAAAGGAACGAGGGAAGGAGAATGGAAGAGAAGAAGGTGAGAGTGGTTTCAGCTACCACGAGTTAGTTCATGCAGTTTCTTTAAAACGGATATATCGTATTACCGAAACCCGGGTTTGACTCACAGCCATGTTTCAGATTCCAGCCCACAAATGGCTTGTATTGGACAGGAGGAATGgcctttttccccctcaaattGAAACCAGATCTAAATAGTAACATATTCGCTGTTTTATGCAGTAGAACATTTTTTTGAGCATTGtcctcattttatttttactcctgCTCTCAGTGACCAAAAAGATGTCCAAGAAAAGGAAAATGGCCGAGGGTGGAAAGCGTAAAGTGGTCCAGCCCATCCCACTGGACTCCTCTGGCAGGCCTGTGTTTCCCATCGTATTGGGAGGGCTCACTGTCTACAGCCTGGGCGAGGTCAGTCATCACTTCTTCTTTCCATCACTTCTGCattaagcgtgtgtgtgtgtagttaagTGTACATTGCCTACAGTGGTACATTGTGGTAGTGAAAGACTGCACGAGATATCGTCCATAGTTCCCTGCATTCATTCTGTTTCGGCTGTACTGAACAGCAGCTGTGTCGGTGTGTGTTTCTTAGATCATCACCGATAGAGTTCACTTCCATGATGAAAGCGCCATTTACCCGGTAGGCTTCTGCAGCACGAGAGTGTTTGCCAGCGTGAAGAACCCGGAGCAGCAGTGCCTCTATACCTGTCAGATTAAAGATGGCAACCAGGGACCACAGGTAGATACACACATTTTCCATTTCAATTTATTGTTGGATAGCCCCTTGAGATGCAGCATCTCGTAACACAAAACAAATACGAAGATACAATTAGCTCACTCAGCTTCTTCAACCCCCACCCAAAATAACAAACGTAACAAAAAGTTAGGACGATTACAATGACCGTATAACGAAAAAGTAAGACATATACAGGTTCATACATTTAGCCAATATACAATAGAGCAATGCATGTAAGTagagaacaagaaaaacaaagatCACCATACAACATGGTACACTTAACCACGTATGGAAAGACTTATGCAGCACATAGACCAGGCCAACCAGCTACACTTCACATCAATAGCATCCATGTCAATGCCATAAATTCATACCGTACATCCATGTAGATTCCAAAATGAATTTTGCTCACGTGTAGTGAATAAAAACGGTGTGGCATTGTGGTTCCAGTTTGAGATCGTACCTGAAGATGACCCACAGAACTCCATCGTGGCCTTGTCAGCTCTGAGCTGCCATGCAGATCTGCTGAAAGCCATCGCTGTTAAGAGGTAGACATCTACACTCTgttcacacacagcacagaaaaTCCGATTTATTTCTTATAATCTGATTTATTTCTTGCGACTTCTAATTACAAGTGACCAAGATCGGATTTGTGGACTGTTTCTGGACTGTAGTTGCATTCGttcatatgtatatgtaataacattgcttttatttagatagaaatggtctgcacttatattgcACTTTTTTATCCTACACTTcagttctcattcacacacacacactcacacaccaatggtagcagagctgcaatgcaaggcgctaacttgccatcaggagcaacttggggttcagtgtcttacccaaggacacttcggcatgtggagtcacgtgggccgggaatcgaaccgccagccCTATGATCAATGGACATTagtgctctaccacctgaaccacagccgcccaaaaacgacaagggtgtgtgtgtgtttgctgaggGGTTCTCTAACAGCTCAGTTCAGTTTGTCCAAGCTATGTTGATGCTATGTTCGAACAAAGTGTACATAGTGGCACTGTATGTGAGCGTTACaaattcttaaatctgattggacagaatgtatcgattcattttctataacaagagctctgactgtagtgctGACTGTAATTCAAATCGCCGGTGTCTAGTAAACACTCCACCTCGTTGTTCActattttcagttcattcagttgtatttgtatagcgcttttagcAATCGACGTTGTCACGAAGCAGGTTTTACGGAAATATATCGATTTTAAATGTGTACGTTTATTTTTAATGAGCAAGGTAGAGGCAACGacggcaaggaaaaactccctgagaggaCATGAGGAAGGAAACCAGACTTAGAAGGGAAACCGTCCTCATCCGGGTGACAacggatagtgcaattataaataattcccttgtATAACCGTGTACTACACGGTAAAAAAACTCCAACCAGGAGTTAGAACATCAGGATGGAGTGATTTCCCTGCAACAGCACGGcctgtgtgtttcatttcttaCTTATACACTAGTCATTTTTACGCTTTCCTTTTCGTTCTTAAACAGAGGCAAGCCTTTGACCAACATCATCCCCACTGGCGCGGACTTCTTCGGTTTCTCGGA is a window of Ictalurus punctatus breed USDA103 chromosome 4, Coco_2.0, whole genome shotgun sequence DNA encoding:
- the tbrg1 gene encoding transforming growth factor beta regulator 1 yields the protein MDPLNSLSNFESEMESDGQGSYSLFPALDNISSLAGAHETLETEPSGEVVDKPNLTWLDAAQIVLEEAGRPMHIKEIKQRIIDRGLVQSNAKSSLEAVMYRETQKGSRRFKRIENRNGVFALLTDEERQQALQAFSAQSAFSSSGSSLPSGSPHGHSEHRPRLKKALRKNQTEKYRLKYLRLRKAARAMIFENAALGDEVARLEEKFVRAKEERRFLLKTLLQYQSLAEGELLPTPGSSAHTPASFSSSAAGGAVVPTGQSQVSGPSGPDDGFPKKPKKERKERGKENGREEVTKKMSKKRKMAEGGKRKVVQPIPLDSSGRPVFPIVLGGLTVYSLGEIITDRVHFHDESAIYPVGFCSTRVFASVKNPEQQCLYTCQIKDGNQGPQFEIVPEDDPQNSIVALSALSCHADLLKAIAVKRGKPLTNIIPTGADFFGFSDPTIQNLIQSCPGARKCSNYQWVRFEVCRPGDGHVSSHTLSEDDASVNFEAFQRLLHGEDLGSNQGLPTDQSNTVRPTQSSVSSHQHLLSSASLQTPAGGSLSTA